The Sphingomonas telluris genome includes a window with the following:
- the holA gene encoding DNA polymerase III subunit delta, which yields MKSAKGSIGRSVDEPDPRIRFYLFHGDDEAQSSALGERLVSALKASKQSVAPGVLRGDPALLADEAGAIDMFGGAKVIWVQPATEDVVPAVEALLEAAAAESPVVAIAGKLSKSSALMKLADAHPLALSQISYELDARDAERLVVEMARTEGLRPQQGVAARIAQSCANDRRMMAAELSKLALYLNASPEVPKDLDAQALDAVGADMGGDFSEIGDLALSGDVRGLSNELARLQTSGNHAIPVLRSLQRRLLMLAPLRTRVDAGESPQAVMTSLGKALFWKQKPLVEKLLGMWDSTGLARVSERAGALERSLMRGDAPPEGEALGEELLTIARQARRR from the coding sequence GTGAAGTCCGCGAAGGGCAGCATCGGCCGCTCGGTCGACGAGCCCGATCCCAGGATCCGCTTCTATCTCTTTCACGGCGACGATGAGGCGCAGTCGAGTGCCTTGGGTGAGCGGCTTGTCTCCGCGCTGAAGGCCTCCAAGCAGTCCGTTGCCCCAGGCGTACTGCGCGGCGATCCCGCTCTGCTGGCCGACGAAGCGGGTGCCATCGACATGTTCGGGGGCGCGAAGGTTATCTGGGTGCAGCCCGCAACCGAGGACGTCGTTCCTGCAGTCGAGGCCCTGCTCGAGGCGGCCGCAGCGGAAAGTCCGGTCGTCGCCATCGCCGGCAAGTTGTCGAAGAGTTCGGCGCTTATGAAGCTGGCCGACGCTCATCCGCTGGCTCTGTCTCAAATCTCCTATGAGCTGGACGCCCGCGATGCCGAACGCCTTGTTGTCGAGATGGCTCGGACGGAAGGCCTTCGTCCGCAGCAGGGTGTCGCTGCGCGAATTGCGCAAAGTTGCGCAAATGATCGCAGAATGATGGCCGCGGAGCTTTCGAAGCTCGCACTGTATCTCAATGCTTCGCCGGAAGTGCCGAAGGACTTGGACGCACAGGCTCTCGACGCTGTGGGAGCGGACATGGGCGGCGATTTTTCGGAGATTGGCGATCTCGCGCTTTCCGGCGACGTCCGCGGCCTTTCTAACGAACTGGCTCGGCTTCAAACGAGCGGCAACCACGCGATCCCCGTGCTCCGGTCGCTCCAGCGAAGACTTTTGATGCTCGCTCCGCTGAGAACGCGAGTGGACGCCGGCGAGAGCCCTCAAGCCGTCATGACGTCATTAGGCAAGGCTTTGTTCTGGAAGCAAAAACCCTTGGTCGAGAAGTTGTTGGGAATGTGGGATTCAACTGGTCTGGCACGAGTTTCCGAACGAGCCGGGGCTCTTGAGCGAAGCCTCATGCGAGGCGACGCTCCCCCAGAAGGCGAAGCGCTAGGCGAAGAGCTCCTAACGATCGCGCGTCAGGCTCGACGCCGCTGA